The DNA window CCGTTCCCCGGTAGCTCCGCAGCGTGTCCAGATCGAGCTGACGGTCGAGCTGCGCGTAGTACGCCTTGCGGATGTCCAGCGGTTCGATGCTTCCCGCCAGGCCGTCGTACACCTCCGGGTGTTGCAGCGCCGCCTCAATCCCGGCCACGATGGCGGGCGTCGCGCTTCCCCCGTAAGCCCCCTTGATCTTGTAGCCGCTGTACTGCGGCGGGTTGTGCGAGGCGGTGATCATCACGCCGCCCGCCGCCCCGTGATGCACCACGGCGAACGACAGGGCCGGGGTGGGTAGGAACTCCCGGGCGAGCAGGACCCGCAGCCCCTCCTGGGCCATGACCTCGGCCACCACCCGCGCGAAGCCCGCCCCCTGGAAGCGCGTGTCGTAGCCCACCACGACGGACTGTCCGCCCGCTCCCCGCAGCGCCTGGGCATGGGCCCGTGCGACCAACCGGACGTTCGCGTAGGTGAAGTCCTCGGCAATGATGTCCCGCCAGCCGTCGGTTCCGAATTTGATGGGCATAGGTCAACTCACTCCGTTCCCCGGACTGTAGCAGGGCAGGTCTGACTAACTGTTGACCCTCCGGGGGACCTCAGGACGAAAAAGACCACGGCTGGCCCGGAAGCCCGAGGCCAACCGGCTTCCACAGCCTGCGGCTCAGCTCCTGAGTTCCGCGGAGGCTTCCCGGCGCGCCTGGATATACCAGGCCAGCGTCTTCTCGATGCCCTCACGCAGTCCCGTGCGGGCAGTCCAACCCAGCGCGGCGAGCCGGGACACATCGAGCAACTTGCGCGGCGTGCCGTCCGGCTTGCTGGGATCGAAGACCAGTTCGCCCTCGTACCCCACCACCTCGCGGATTAGCTCGGCCAGCTCCCGGATGCTCAGGTCCTCACCCGTGCCCACGTTGATGGGGCCGGGCACTGAAACGTGTTGCAGCAAGAACAGGCAGGCGTCGGCCAGGTCGTCCGCATACAGGAACTCGCGCATGGGCCGCCCGCTGCCCCAGACCTCGACCTGCGGGGCGCCCAACTCCCGAGCGTCCACCATCTTCCGCATCAGGGCGGGCAGGACGTGCGAGCCCTGAAGGTCGAAGTTGTCCCCCGGCCCGTAGAGGTTGGTGGGCATCGCGCTGATGAAGTCGTCGCCGTACTGGGTGCGGTAGTGGTCGCACAGCTCGATGGCCGCGATCTTGGCGACGGCGTACGCCCGGTTCGTCTCCTCCAGGGGTCCCGTCAGCAGCGCGGTCTCCTGGAGGGGCTGCGGCGCCATCCGGGGGTAGATGCAGCTTGACCCCAGGTTGAGGAGCTTGCTGACACCGTTCTCGTGCGCGGCGTGAATCACGTTGGCCGCGATGGTCAGGTTGTCGTACAGGAACTGCGCCGGATAGGTGCTGTTGGCAAGGATGCCGCCCACTCTTGCCGCCGCCAGCACGACGATGTCGGGGCGTTCCCCGGCGAAGAAGTCATTGACCGCCGCCTGGTTCCGCAGGTCCAGTTCCCGGCTCCCCCGGGTGACGAGGTTGGTGTAGCCCTCGGCCTGGAGGCGTCGGACGACTGCGCTCCCCACCATGCCCCGGTGCCCGGCCACATAGATTTTCGAACCCCTGTCCACAGTGCTCCTACTGGTTCCCGATGCCGCGCAGCGCGATCTGGTGCCCCGCATTGATCAGCGTCTTCTCCTGCCGGGCGAGTTCCAGGTCGTGCTCGACCATCTCCTCGACCAGCTGGTCGAAGCTGGTGCGCGGCGTCCAGCCCAGGACGCGGCGGGTTTCCTCGGCGTCGCCCAACAGGTAGTCCACCTCGGCGGGGCGGAAGTAGCGAGGGTCGATCTCCACGTAGTCGCGGTAGTCCAGCCCCACCCGCCCGAAGGCCCGCTCGGCGAACTCCCGCACGCTGTACGCCTCCCCCGTGGCGATGCAGTAGTCGCGGGGCGTGTCCTGCTGCAGCATCAGCCACATCGCCTCGACATAGTCGCGGGCGTGGCCCCAGTCGCGCTTCGCCTCCAGGTTCCCCAGGTACAGCTTCTTCTGGAGGCCCACCTTGATGCGCCCCACCGCCCGGGTGATCTTGCGCGTGACGAAGGTCTCACCCCGGCGCGGCGACTCGTGGTTGAACAAAATACCGTTGCAGGCGTACAGGTCGTAAGCCTCGCGGTGGTTCACCGTCTGCCAGAAGGCATACACCTTCGCCACCGCATAGGGGCTGCGGGGGTGGAAGGGCGTATGCAGGCCCTGGGGCGGCTGGGCGGCCCCGAACATCTCCGAGCTGCTTGCCTGGTAGTAGCGCACCCCGTGCCCGGTCCGCTCGCGGTAGTCGCGGATCGCTTCCAGCAGCCGCAGCGTCCCGAGGCCCGTCACGTCGGCGGTGTACTCGGCCTGGTCGTAGCTCACCTTGACGTGGGACTGGGCGCCGAGGTTGTAGACCTCGTCGGGCTGGATGCGCTCGACGAGCACCCGCAGGTTGGAGCTGTCCGCCAGGTCGCCGTAGTGCAGGAACATCCGGGCGTCTGCCTCATGGCTGTCCTGGTACAGGTGATCGATCCGCTCGGTGTTGAAGGAACTGGCCCGGCGGATGATCCCGTGGACCTCGTACCCTTTGGCGAGCAGCAGCTCGGTGAGGTACGAACCGTCCTGCCCGGTGATCCCGGTCAGCAGCGCCTTGCGTGTGGGGGTGTGGCTCATCGTGCATGCTCCTTGTGGGTGGGGAGGCTGTTTCTAATTGGGCCTGGTGGCCGGGGCCTATACACCCCACTGCCGCGTCAGCTTAGGAACCCCGACGCTAAACTTTCGTCAAATTTCCCGTGCGGGTGAAAGCGGTTTCCGCACCCTCCTCAGACCGCCGCGTGCAGTTGACGGTTCCCCGACCCTGGGCTATTCTTCCGTGCGTGCCCGAACAGGGCGCCCCTTGAAAGGCAGCGAGCGCAAGCACAGCTGAAGTGGTGTGGCCCCATCGTCTAACGGTTAGGACACTACCCTTTCAAGGTAGCGATACGGGTTCGAATCCCGTTGGGGTCACCATGAAAGCCTCCGCTCTGGCGGGGGTTTTTTCTTTTTTCAGGCCTGCTCCCTATACTGGCGCGCGTGACTTCGCCCTCAGCCGACTCGCCTGCCTTCACTCCCCCGAAGTGGGTCAGTTGGCTGCTCGCGCTCGTGCCTATCTTTCCGCCGCTGTACTTGGCTGCGTTCGCCTGTCTCGGGAAGTTGCGGACTCTCCCCCTCACCTCGCGGTACGTCCTGTTCTTCTTTGCGGGGACGCAACTGATCGCAGCGCTGTTCACACCCAGGCCTCTGCTCTCGCTGGGGCTGGCCGCCGCTCGAACACTCCTGATCCTAGCGATGATCGCGGTAGGCGTGTACCTGCGGGACAGCCGGAACCTAAGGCCGCTCCTGTGGGGACAACTGGTCATTTTTGCGACGGCCTGGGGATATACGCTCGCCACACAAGGGTTGGCAGGCGTGCAGTCCCGTCTGGGGCACCCCTACTACTACATCGTGTCGCTGGGGCTGGTAGCGGTCGTGGCCCTTTGGATCACGGCGTTTTGGAGAGGAGGACGGCTTTGGTGGCGCCTGCCCGCCGGACTGCTCGCTCTCGCCACCTTCCTGGCGGCCGGGAGCCGGGGGCCGCTGCTGACGCTGGGGGTGGGGAGCCTGGCGGCGCTGGCGTTCGCGGGACGGCAGCGCCGTTTGTGGGTGTTGCTGCTGGGGGTACTGGCCCTCGGACTGGCGACGCTGAGCATGACCTTCAGCCTGCCGCTGAAACCTGTCGAACGCCTGCTGAACGATCAGACCACCGGGCGTGAGTACGTCTGGCGGGATGCCGTGCTGGGCTGGCAGACTTCTCCCGTCGGCGGCGTTGGCCCCTACCAGGGCGGCCCTTACCTGACCTACCTGTACAAGGATGGCTGCCAGCTCACGCCGACCCTCCAGCGCAACGACATTGCCTGCCCGAAGGCCGTGAG is part of the Deinococcus apachensis DSM 19763 genome and encodes:
- the gmd gene encoding GDP-mannose 4,6-dehydratase, whose translation is MSHTPTRKALLTGITGQDGSYLTELLLAKGYEVHGIIRRASSFNTERIDHLYQDSHEADARMFLHYGDLADSSNLRVLVERIQPDEVYNLGAQSHVKVSYDQAEYTADVTGLGTLRLLEAIRDYRERTGHGVRYYQASSSEMFGAAQPPQGLHTPFHPRSPYAVAKVYAFWQTVNHREAYDLYACNGILFNHESPRRGETFVTRKITRAVGRIKVGLQKKLYLGNLEAKRDWGHARDYVEAMWLMLQQDTPRDYCIATGEAYSVREFAERAFGRVGLDYRDYVEIDPRYFRPAEVDYLLGDAEETRRVLGWTPRTSFDQLVEEMVEHDLELARQEKTLINAGHQIALRGIGNQ
- a CDS encoding GDP-L-fucose synthase family protein, which produces MDRGSKIYVAGHRGMVGSAVVRRLQAEGYTNLVTRGSRELDLRNQAAVNDFFAGERPDIVVLAAARVGGILANSTYPAQFLYDNLTIAANVIHAAHENGVSKLLNLGSSCIYPRMAPQPLQETALLTGPLEETNRAYAVAKIAAIELCDHYRTQYGDDFISAMPTNLYGPGDNFDLQGSHVLPALMRKMVDARELGAPQVEVWGSGRPMREFLYADDLADACLFLLQHVSVPGPINVGTGEDLSIRELAELIREVVGYEGELVFDPSKPDGTPRKLLDVSRLAALGWTARTGLREGIEKTLAWYIQARREASAELRS
- a CDS encoding O-antigen ligase family protein is translated as MTSPSADSPAFTPPKWVSWLLALVPIFPPLYLAAFACLGKLRTLPLTSRYVLFFFAGTQLIAALFTPRPLLSLGLAAARTLLILAMIAVGVYLRDSRNLRPLLWGQLVIFATAWGYTLATQGLAGVQSRLGHPYYYIVSLGLVAVVALWITAFWRGGRLWWRLPAGLLALATFLAAGSRGPLLTLGVGSLAALAFAGRQRRLWVLLLGVLALGLATLSMTFSLPLKPVERLLNDQTTGREYVWRDAVLGWQTSPVGGVGPYQGGPYLTYLYKDGCQLTPTLQRNDIACPKAVSRWSSVWLIAHNAWLHWLLETGLIGLLGLVTVMGYALWQAVLSHDPFIISVLFGFTAMNVVDVVIALPSQHFAELWWVVAGVALLSPRLRRPTQLQSTEEGQHEDQR